Proteins encoded within one genomic window of Tabrizicola piscis:
- a CDS encoding DUF3563 domain-containing protein: protein MLNIFKSLKSLRNFPSLAELERDYLNASVSRIDLERRQREVDNGLFRRSSFDL, encoded by the coding sequence ATGCTCAATATCTTCAAATCACTGAAGTCCCTGCGCAACTTCCCGTCGCTTGCCGAACTGGAGCGGGACTATCTGAACGCCTCGGTCTCGCGCATTGATCTGGAACGCCGCCAGCGCGAAGTGGACAACGGCCTGTTCCGCCGGTCGAGCTTTGACCTCTAA
- the recN gene encoding DNA repair protein RecN: MLLSLEIRDVLIIDRLSLDLGPGLNVLTGETGAGKSILLDALGFVLGWRGRAELVRQGAAQGEVTAVFDLSPGHAAHAVLAEAGIEADGELILRRVNTADGRKTAWVNDRRVSGDVLRDLSDHLVELHGQHDDRGLLNPRGHRALLDAYAGLDLAPLRAAWAAQRTARATLAEAEATLSRAAAEEEFLRHAVAELDKLNPEPGEDATLDARRRLMQGAARIREDVAKALAALSDDGAEGRMRDALRWLEGAADKAEGRLEGALAALNRALIELGEAQSGVEGALDALDFDPGELERTEERLFAIRALARKHGQLPDDLGGFAEGLRARLAAIDGGAAGIARLQTAVASAEASYAAEAGRVTAARQGAAARLDTAMAAELAPLKMERAVFVTEFAAGEPGPEGVDAVTFTVATNPGAPSGPLNRIASGGELSRFLLALKVCLTGDTPGQTLIFDEIDRGVGGATADAVGRRLQALARGAQVLVVTHSPQVAAFGARHWRVEKRVVADQTLSTVTALSDAERIEEIARMLAGDTVTEAARAAARALLQG, from the coding sequence ATGCTGCTATCGCTTGAAATCCGCGATGTCCTGATCATCGATCGGCTTAGCCTTGACCTTGGTCCGGGCCTGAACGTGCTGACGGGTGAAACGGGGGCGGGCAAATCGATCCTGCTCGATGCGCTTGGCTTTGTGCTGGGCTGGCGGGGCAGGGCGGAACTGGTCCGCCAAGGGGCCGCGCAGGGCGAGGTGACGGCGGTCTTTGACCTGTCCCCCGGCCATGCCGCGCATGCCGTGCTGGCCGAAGCCGGGATCGAGGCCGACGGCGAGCTGATCCTGCGGCGCGTCAACACCGCTGATGGCCGCAAGACCGCCTGGGTCAATGACCGTCGGGTGTCCGGCGATGTGCTGCGCGACCTGTCGGATCATCTGGTGGAACTGCACGGCCAGCACGATGACCGGGGCCTGCTGAACCCGCGTGGCCACCGCGCGCTGCTGGATGCTTATGCCGGTCTTGACCTTGCCCCGCTGCGCGCCGCCTGGGCCGCGCAACGCACCGCCCGCGCCACTCTGGCCGAGGCGGAGGCAACCCTGTCCCGCGCGGCGGCCGAGGAAGAATTCCTGCGCCATGCCGTGGCCGAACTGGACAAGCTGAACCCCGAACCGGGTGAGGATGCCACGTTGGATGCGCGCCGCCGCCTGATGCAGGGCGCCGCCCGGATCCGCGAAGATGTGGCCAAGGCCTTGGCGGCCCTGTCGGATGACGGCGCCGAGGGGCGGATGCGCGATGCGCTGCGCTGGCTGGAAGGCGCTGCCGACAAGGCCGAAGGCCGGCTGGAGGGCGCGCTTGCCGCCCTGAACCGCGCCTTGATCGAACTGGGCGAGGCGCAGTCGGGCGTCGAAGGGGCGCTTGATGCGCTGGACTTCGACCCGGGGGAATTGGAGCGGACCGAGGAACGGCTGTTCGCAATCCGGGCTTTGGCCCGCAAACATGGACAGTTGCCGGACGATCTGGGCGGTTTCGCCGAAGGCCTGCGCGCGCGTCTTGCGGCAATTGACGGCGGGGCAGCTGGAATCGCCCGGTTGCAGACAGCCGTGGCTTCGGCGGAAGCGTCCTATGCTGCCGAAGCGGGCCGGGTCACGGCGGCAAGACAGGGGGCGGCGGCGAGGCTGGACACGGCCATGGCCGCCGAACTCGCCCCGCTCAAGATGGAACGCGCGGTCTTCGTCACCGAGTTTGCAGCTGGTGAACCCGGGCCCGAAGGTGTGGATGCCGTGACCTTCACGGTCGCGACGAACCCCGGCGCACCCTCCGGGCCCTTGAACCGTATAGCGTCCGGGGGCGAGCTGAGCCGGTTTCTGCTGGCGTTGAAGGTCTGCCTTACGGGCGATACCCCCGGCCAGACCCTGATCTTTGACGAGATTGACCGTGGCGTGGGTGGGGCCACCGCTGATGCCGTGGGCCGCCGCCTGCAGGCCCTTGCCCGTGGCGCGCAGGTGCTGGTCGTCACGCATTCGCCGCAGGTCGCGGCCTTCGGGGCGCGGCATTGGCGGGTGGAAAAGCGGGTGGTCGCGGATCAGACGCTGTCCACGGTCACCGCCTTGAGTGACGCGGAACGGATCGAAGAGATTGCCCGGATGCTCGCGGGCGATACGGTGACCGAGGCCGCGCGTGCCGCTGCCCGCGCGTTGCTGCAAGGTTAG
- a CDS encoding FAD-binding oxidoreductase — protein MLTDPALAELRAVFAGRLSVSPAVLAEHGQSESLVAAGVPDAVIFPASTAEVAALAVWSSRHLVPLIGWGAGTSLEGHALAIAGGVAVDFRDMAAVLEVRPDDRLVRVQPGITREALNRELRATGLMFPVDPGANASLGGMAATRASGTTAVRYGTMRDNVRGLEVVLADGRVIRTGTGAPKTAAGYDLTALMVGSEGTLGLITELTLRLHGQPETVMTAVAAFPGVGQAVDCVMATMQMGLVPARIEFLDVETVLACNAFSGLSLPPAPQLLVEFHGHPEGVAEDTRRFRDIAEGFGAEGLQWAERQEDRSRLWAARHSAYRAILASRPGAKAVVTDVCVPISRLSQAVGETRADIATSGIPGPILGHVGDGNFHAILMVNPADPGEVAIAKALAARMADRALRLGGTITGEHGIGFGKLGHMAAEHGEAWAVMGALKQALDPLGMMNPGKVVPG, from the coding sequence ATGCTGACCGATCCCGCCCTTGCCGAATTGCGCGCCGTTTTTGCGGGGCGGCTGTCGGTTTCGCCGGCGGTGCTGGCAGAGCATGGGCAAAGCGAAAGCCTTGTGGCCGCTGGGGTGCCCGATGCCGTGATCTTCCCCGCATCGACCGCTGAGGTCGCAGCGCTGGCGGTCTGGTCGTCGCGCCACCTTGTCCCGCTGATCGGCTGGGGGGCGGGGACGTCACTGGAAGGCCACGCGCTTGCCATTGCCGGGGGGGTGGCGGTGGATTTCCGCGACATGGCGGCGGTGCTGGAGGTCCGGCCCGATGACCGGCTGGTCCGCGTCCAGCCCGGCATCACGCGTGAGGCGCTGAACCGCGAATTGCGCGCCACGGGGCTGATGTTTCCGGTCGATCCCGGGGCGAATGCCAGCCTTGGCGGGATGGCGGCGACACGCGCCTCGGGCACGACGGCAGTGCGCTATGGCACGATGCGCGACAATGTCCGGGGGCTGGAGGTGGTGCTGGCCGATGGCCGGGTGATCCGCACCGGGACCGGCGCGCCGAAAACGGCGGCGGGATATGATCTGACGGCGCTGATGGTCGGGTCCGAGGGGACCCTGGGCCTGATCACCGAACTGACCCTGCGCCTGCATGGCCAGCCCGAGACGGTGATGACGGCCGTCGCGGCCTTTCCGGGCGTGGGTCAAGCCGTGGATTGCGTGATGGCAACCATGCAGATGGGGTTGGTGCCGGCGCGGATCGAGTTTCTGGATGTGGAAACGGTGCTGGCCTGCAATGCGTTTTCCGGCCTGAGCCTGCCCCCAGCCCCGCAGCTGCTGGTCGAATTCCACGGACACCCGGAAGGCGTGGCCGAAGACACCCGCCGCTTCCGTGACATCGCCGAAGGCTTTGGGGCCGAAGGCCTGCAATGGGCCGAACGTCAGGAGGACCGCAGCCGCCTGTGGGCCGCGCGGCACAGCGCCTATCGCGCGATCCTTGCCTCGCGCCCCGGGGCGAAGGCGGTGGTGACGGATGTCTGTGTGCCGATCTCGCGCCTGTCGCAGGCGGTTGGGGAGACGCGGGCGGACATCGCCACCTCGGGCATCCCCGGACCGATCCTTGGCCATGTCGGCGATGGCAATTTCCACGCGATCCTGATGGTCAACCCCGCCGACCCGGGTGAAGTTGCCATCGCCAAGGCCCTTGCCGCCCGGATGGCCGACCGCGCCTTGCGGCTGGGTGGCACGATCACCGGTGAACATGGGATCGGTTTTGGCAAGCTGGGCCACATGGCCGCCGAACATGGCGAGGCTTGGGCCGTCATGGGCGCGCTGAAGCAGGCGCTGGACCCCTTGGGTATGATGAACCCCGGCAAGGTTGTGCCGGGTTAG
- a CDS encoding outer membrane protein assembly factor BamD, translating to MSGNRPGAGILKTALLVAVLAGCAGGSRGPALDTFTAEQIYKRGELELETARNPEDALVYFQEVERLYPYTEFAKRALIMQAFTLHKAKKYPEARDAAQRFLDFYPGDEDAPYALYLMALSYYDQIDDVGRDQGITFQALRGMRDVIETYPDSEYARSAILKFDLAFDQLAAKEMEVGRYYLKRGHYTAAINRFRIVVQDFQTTSHTAEALHRLVESYLALGLEAEAQTAAAILGFNYQASPFYDDSFRLLKGRGLSPEAKGDSWLRSVYRQMVRGEWL from the coding sequence ATGTCAGGCAACAGGCCCGGCGCAGGGATTCTAAAGACGGCGCTTCTGGTGGCGGTGCTTGCCGGCTGTGCTGGCGGGTCGCGCGGACCCGCATTGGATACTTTCACCGCCGAACAGATATACAAGCGCGGCGAGCTGGAGCTTGAGACGGCGCGCAACCCCGAAGACGCGCTCGTCTACTTCCAGGAAGTCGAACGGCTGTATCCCTATACCGAATTTGCCAAGCGCGCCCTGATCATGCAGGCCTTCACTCTGCACAAGGCCAAGAAATACCCCGAAGCCCGCGACGCCGCGCAGCGGTTCCTTGATTTCTACCCGGGTGACGAAGATGCGCCCTATGCGCTCTACCTCATGGCGCTGTCTTACTATGACCAGATCGACGATGTCGGTCGCGACCAGGGCATCACGTTCCAGGCCCTGCGCGGCATGCGCGACGTGATCGAAACCTACCCCGACAGCGAATATGCCCGCTCTGCCATCCTGAAGTTCGACCTCGCCTTCGACCAGTTGGCCGCGAAAGAGATGGAGGTTGGCCGCTACTACCTCAAGCGGGGGCACTACACTGCCGCGATCAACCGGTTCCGCATCGTGGTGCAGGATTTCCAGACCACAAGCCACACCGCCGAAGCGCTGCACCGGTTGGTGGAAAGCTATCTTGCCCTTGGTCTTGAGGCAGAAGCGCAGACGGCCGCCGCCATCCTGGGCTTCAACTATCAGGCCTCGCCCTTCTATGACGACAGTTTCCGCCTGCTGAAGGGCCGGGGCCTGTCGCCGGAAGCCAAGGGGGACAGCTGGTTGCGGTCGGTCTATCGGCAGATGGTCCGGGGCGAGTGGTTGTGA
- a CDS encoding sensor histidine kinase gives MSSADQSMSPTTAQGLPWRVKLAVGLLVILAVVVVLVSNRLLTDRYTADTRNRAELRLALYTGNLMSELQRTSVVPLLLSRDPELVMALRDGNFSSTSAKLIALQGQIGVASIRLLANDGRVVGATNRNILGTNNRNDTYFVDAQRTNETIFTAVKRDSGGFDFVYSRSVQADARTLGVIVVSVDLMKYERAWSGLQDAVLVTDSSGTVILATESRWRGLLVDEALALRDAPSAIARALRATADWAQDPPDAYVRGEAVMRTEARVPFRGWRIQTFTAYGSVREQVNGILALQIMGFAILMAITFYILSRRAWSRSLSFQRESAELRALNVRLQREIAEREKVQKDLEVAELTLAQSSKLAALGEMSAAVSHELNQPLAAMKTYLAGARLLLQRKRPEEALSSFQRIDDLIERMGAITRQLKSYARKGGEAFEEVDLRACVSSALSMMEPQLKARVVKISRGLPRQPVMVLADRIRLEQVIINLLRNALDATKDTRTPQIDILLSAGETATLSVRDNGHGITDLENLFEPFYTTKKPGEGVGLGLAISSGIVTDLGGRLTARNGDGGGAVFEMQLPILGNKQEAAE, from the coding sequence ATGTCCAGCGCTGACCAATCCATGTCTCCAACCACGGCCCAGGGTCTGCCCTGGCGCGTCAAGCTTGCCGTTGGCCTGCTGGTGATTCTGGCCGTCGTGGTTGTGCTGGTGTCGAACCGCCTGCTGACCGACCGCTACACCGCCGACACCCGCAACCGGGCCGAGCTGCGGCTGGCGCTCTACACCGGCAACCTGATGTCGGAACTGCAGCGGACATCGGTCGTGCCGCTGCTGCTCTCGCGCGACCCGGAACTGGTGATGGCCCTGCGCGACGGGAATTTTTCGTCCACCTCGGCAAAGCTGATCGCCCTGCAGGGGCAGATCGGCGTCGCTTCGATCCGGCTTCTGGCCAATGACGGGCGTGTGGTCGGGGCGACCAACCGCAACATTCTGGGCACCAACAACCGCAACGACACCTATTTCGTCGATGCCCAACGCACGAACGAAACGATCTTCACCGCCGTAAAGCGTGATTCGGGCGGGTTCGATTTCGTCTATTCGCGGTCGGTCCAGGCCGATGCCCGCACTTTGGGTGTGATCGTCGTGTCCGTCGATCTGATGAAATACGAACGCGCGTGGTCCGGCCTGCAGGATGCGGTTCTGGTGACCGACAGTTCGGGCACGGTGATCCTTGCCACGGAATCACGCTGGCGCGGCCTTCTGGTTGATGAGGCGCTGGCGCTGCGCGATGCGCCCTCGGCCATTGCCCGTGCGCTGCGTGCCACGGCCGACTGGGCGCAAGACCCGCCCGATGCCTATGTGCGCGGCGAAGCCGTGATGCGCACCGAGGCGCGGGTGCCTTTCCGGGGGTGGCGGATCCAGACCTTCACCGCCTACGGGTCGGTACGCGAACAGGTGAACGGGATTCTGGCGCTGCAGATCATGGGGTTCGCCATCCTGATGGCCATCACCTTCTACATCCTGTCGCGGCGGGCCTGGTCAAGATCGCTGTCTTTCCAGCGGGAATCTGCAGAACTGCGCGCCCTGAACGTCCGCCTCCAGCGCGAGATTGCGGAACGCGAAAAGGTCCAGAAAGACCTTGAGGTTGCAGAACTGACCTTGGCGCAGTCGTCAAAACTGGCCGCCCTGGGCGAGATGTCTGCCGCCGTCAGCCACGAGCTGAACCAGCCCCTTGCGGCGATGAAAACCTACCTTGCCGGCGCGCGTCTGCTGCTGCAGCGCAAGCGACCGGAAGAGGCGCTGTCCTCCTTCCAGCGGATCGACGACCTGATCGAACGCATGGGGGCGATTACCCGGCAGCTGAAATCTTACGCCCGCAAGGGTGGCGAAGCCTTTGAAGAGGTGGACCTGCGCGCCTGCGTGTCATCGGCGCTTTCGATGATGGAACCCCAGTTGAAGGCCCGCGTCGTCAAGATCAGCCGGGGCCTGCCGCGCCAGCCGGTGATGGTATTGGCTGACCGTATCCGGCTGGAACAGGTGATCATCAACCTCCTCCGCAACGCTTTGGATGCGACCAAGGACACCCGCACGCCGCAGATCGATATCCTGCTGTCGGCAGGTGAAACCGCGACGCTCAGCGTGCGGGACAATGGCCACGGGATCACCGATCTCGAGAACCTATTCGAACCCTTCTACACCACCAAGAAACCCGGCGAAGGGGTGGGGCTCGGCCTCGCCATCTCCTCGGGCATCGTCACCGATCTGGGTGGCAGACTGACCGCGCGGAACGGCGATGGCGGCGGGGCGGTGTTCGAGATGCAATTGCCGATCCTCGGCAACAAACAGGAAGCAGCAGAATGA
- the lpxC gene encoding UDP-3-O-acyl-N-acetylglucosamine deacetylase produces MQNSLISPATFTGFGLHSGAPVRMVVRPAAADHGVWFRRTDVVGRDSMVPARWDVVTPSRLCTVVENADGVSVSTIEHVMAALAGSGIHNALIDIDGPEVPILDGSAVPFVKGFLAAGLDELDAPVRAVRVLKPVEVRDGDAIARLDPADMLEIDFRISFQDAAIGTQTRRLNMANGAFVRELSDSRTFCRQSDVDAMREAGLALGGTLENAVVFEGARVLSPGGLRYADEPVRHKMLDAVGDLALAGGPILGRYTGERAGHALTNRLLRALFADADAYRLVDCGPQTLGKLPGVGVHVGDLPSRI; encoded by the coding sequence GTGCAGAATAGTCTGATATCCCCAGCCACCTTCACCGGGTTCGGCCTTCACTCCGGTGCGCCGGTGCGGATGGTCGTGCGCCCGGCGGCTGCAGATCACGGGGTCTGGTTCCGCCGCACGGACGTGGTCGGCCGCGACTCCATGGTTCCCGCCCGCTGGGATGTCGTGACTCCGTCGCGTCTGTGTACCGTCGTGGAAAACGCGGACGGTGTGTCGGTCTCCACCATCGAACATGTGATGGCAGCCCTGGCTGGCAGCGGCATCCACAATGCCCTGATTGACATCGATGGTCCCGAAGTTCCGATTCTTGACGGGTCAGCCGTGCCTTTCGTGAAGGGCTTCCTTGCGGCTGGTCTTGACGAACTGGACGCCCCGGTCCGCGCCGTGCGGGTGCTGAAGCCCGTCGAAGTCCGCGACGGTGATGCGATCGCCCGGCTTGACCCCGCCGACATGCTTGAGATCGACTTCCGCATCTCGTTCCAGGATGCCGCGATTGGCACCCAGACCCGGCGGCTGAACATGGCCAACGGGGCCTTCGTGCGCGAACTGTCCGACAGCCGGACGTTCTGCCGCCAGTCGGATGTCGATGCGATGCGCGAAGCGGGGCTTGCGCTTGGCGGCACGCTGGAAAACGCTGTGGTCTTTGAAGGCGCGCGGGTGCTTTCGCCCGGCGGGCTGCGCTACGCTGATGAACCTGTGCGCCACAAGATGCTGGACGCGGTTGGCGATCTTGCTTTGGCCGGGGGCCCGATCCTGGGCCGCTATACCGGCGAACGGGCGGGTCATGCGCTGACAAACCGCTTGCTGCGCGCGCTGTTTGCGGATGCGGATGCCTACCGCCTTGTGGACTGCGGGCCCCAGACGCTGGGCAAGCTGCCCGGTGTTGGCGTGCATGTCGGCGACCTGCCCTCACGCATCTGA
- the purQ gene encoding phosphoribosylformylglycinamidine synthase subunit PurQ, with protein sequence MKAAVITFPGSNCDRDLATAFEGAGFDVTRVWHKDTDLPRGVDVVGVPGGFSFGDYLRCGAIAAQSPISTAIRAHAEAGGYVLGICNGFQVLTEMGLLPGALMRNAGLKFVCKTVTLRVASTDTAYTSAYVLGQKIQVPIAHHDGNYTIDADGLDRLQGDDRIAFTYCDNPNGSMADIAGVLSENRRVLGMMPHPERATEATLGGDDGRALFAALMGGMALA encoded by the coding sequence ATGAAAGCCGCCGTCATCACCTTCCCGGGGTCCAACTGCGACCGTGACCTTGCCACCGCCTTTGAGGGCGCGGGCTTCGACGTCACCCGCGTCTGGCACAAGGACACCGACCTGCCGCGCGGCGTCGATGTGGTCGGCGTTCCGGGCGGGTTTTCCTTCGGGGATTACCTGCGCTGCGGCGCCATCGCCGCGCAATCGCCGATCAGCACCGCCATCCGCGCCCATGCCGAGGCGGGGGGCTATGTCCTTGGCATCTGCAACGGTTTTCAGGTCCTGACCGAAATGGGCCTGCTGCCCGGTGCCCTGATGCGCAACGCGGGCCTCAAGTTCGTCTGCAAGACCGTCACGCTGCGGGTGGCCAGCACCGACACGGCCTATACCTCGGCCTATGTGCTGGGCCAGAAGATTCAGGTTCCGATCGCGCATCATGACGGAAACTACACGATCGACGCCGATGGGCTTGACCGTCTGCAAGGCGATGACCGCATCGCCTTCACCTATTGCGACAACCCGAATGGCAGCATGGCCGACATCGCCGGGGTCCTGTCCGAGAACCGCCGCGTGCTGGGGATGATGCCCCATCCCGAACGCGCCACCGAGGCGACTTTGGGCGGCGATGACGGGCGCGCGCTCTTTGCTGCGCTGATGGGCGGGATGGCGCTGGCCTGA